One stretch of Pseudoalteromonas shioyasakiensis DNA includes these proteins:
- a CDS encoding 3-deoxy-D-manno-octulosonic acid kinase, producing MFETQHLQNTTLLCHPAYKDELTQQWFDASYWQQQEKIVGAKKGRATAWFFKHQQLTGVLRHYWRGGLVGKLLSDQYLYFGLEQTRVYKEFALMMRLRELGLNVPNPIAAKITTSGFIYRGDIITEAVTGAKSVLDILISRSLSQPELKAIAVTLSEFHNHGVYHADLNINNILFDDTGKVFIIDFDRGEIKQPHASWQKENIKRLARSFAKEQGRNEVMHWHQSDWQSLLCDYQALLKT from the coding sequence ATGTTCGAAACTCAGCATCTACAAAACACCACACTTTTGTGTCACCCAGCCTATAAAGATGAGCTCACGCAACAGTGGTTTGATGCCAGTTATTGGCAACAACAAGAGAAAATAGTCGGAGCTAAAAAAGGCCGCGCAACAGCGTGGTTTTTTAAGCATCAACAGCTTACAGGTGTTCTGCGCCACTATTGGCGTGGTGGTTTAGTAGGTAAGTTGCTGAGCGACCAGTATTTATATTTTGGTTTAGAGCAAACCCGTGTCTATAAAGAATTCGCGCTGATGATGCGTTTGCGTGAGCTTGGTCTAAATGTGCCAAACCCTATTGCGGCAAAAATTACCACCAGTGGCTTTATCTATCGCGGCGATATCATCACCGAGGCGGTGACAGGGGCAAAAAGTGTGTTAGATATTTTAATCAGTCGCTCTCTCAGCCAACCTGAACTCAAAGCGATTGCTGTGACTCTCAGCGAGTTTCATAATCACGGGGTATATCACGCAGACTTAAACATCAATAACATCTTATTCGATGATACAGGAAAGGTGTTTATCATCGACTTTGACCGGGGCGAAATAAAACAGCCGCACGCCAGTTGGCAAAAAGAAAACATTAAACGCCTTGCCCGTTCATTTGCAAAAGAGCAAGGCCGTAACGAAGTGATGCATTGGCATCAAAGTGATTGGCAATCACTGCTGTGTGACTACCAAGCTTTGCTTAAGACTTAA